The genomic region CGAGTGGAAATACACACGCGATCAAGTGGCCCAAATGACCAGCTTCGAAGCCAAGAATGCCGGCACGTTGGCCGAGGAGAACATGAAGTGGATGGACATTACGTGGGTGACCTTTGAAGGGAAAAGGATCGAGTACCGGCCGGCTGTTCCGGGGGAGCACTACCGCTTGATCGTGGCTGCCACCCGAGAGAAAGTGCGCCAGAATCCCGAGGTGAGAAGGATTCTCCTGGCGACGGGAAACCTGGTCCTTAAACCGGACCACCATCAGGAACCCAACGCCCCCGCGGCCTGGCGATACTATGAAATCCTCACTCAAATCCGTGACGAACTTCAAAAGCAGCCCTAGCCTGGGATGAGAGAGTACATACCACTCAGGCCATTTTTTCGGTCCATGCGGCTCCAGTTTAGAATCAGCGCTTGCGCGATGGGCCAATAGGTCTGGTTGTTCGCTTGGGTTTTGACCTTAAAGCTCCAAGCTTTTTAGCGGTGTTCTGCCAGGCGAGTGTGATCGCCTCGCCGAGGGTGTCTTCATCGACCGCATCCAATTGCACCCTCGTGCATCCCTGGCGCCCCCAGGCGCCGTTCTCGGGCATAAACGCCGCGGGATTCTCCCGCACGAAGTTCTGCTGCTGGTCGGGTGTAAGCTTAACCATTCCTGACTGCTGATCGTGATGCAGGGTCGCGAAGATCCTGCCGTTGACGCGGAAGTCAGGGTGTCCCATGTGTGCGCCCTCGATGGTATCCTTCATCCCCAGCGCGATGCGGCGGAAGTCCTTGGCGCTCGTCATGAC from Terriglobia bacterium harbors:
- a CDS encoding MmcQ/YjbR family DNA-binding protein, producing the protein MTSAKDFRRIALGMKDTIEGAHMGHPDFRVNGRIFATLHHDQQSGMVKLTPDQQQNFVRENPAAFMPENGAWGRQGCTRVQLDAVDEDTLGEAITLAWQNTAKKLGALRSKPKRTTRPIGPSRKR